The following proteins are encoded in a genomic region of Thiomicrospira sp. R3:
- the tsf gene encoding translation elongation factor Ts, translated as MSVTAAMVKELRERTGAGMMDCKKALNETQGDIEAAIEFLRVKGMAGADKKAGRVAAEGVIAIVISDDKKRAAIVEVNCETDFVAKGDEFKGFADEIAQLVLDNGLTNPEELEKQTMKSGKTLDETRRAMVAKIGENMQIRRVEIVEVDNGEIGSYQHGEKIGVVVAMSNGNHALIRDVAMHVAASKPQAISSADVDPAILDKERNVLTDQAKESGKPIEIIEKMIEGRIRKFLEEITLLGQPFVKDPDQTVEKLLKSHDAVVSRFIRLEVGEGIEKEVLNFADEVAAAAKAAQG; from the coding sequence ATGTCAGTTACAGCGGCTATGGTTAAAGAATTGCGCGAAAGAACAGGCGCAGGCATGATGGATTGTAAAAAAGCATTGAATGAAACCCAGGGTGATATCGAAGCAGCCATCGAATTTTTGCGTGTTAAAGGTATGGCGGGTGCTGACAAGAAAGCGGGGCGTGTTGCCGCTGAAGGTGTTATTGCTATTGTTATTTCTGACGACAAGAAGAGAGCAGCGATTGTTGAAGTAAACTGCGAAACGGATTTTGTTGCCAAGGGTGATGAGTTCAAGGGTTTTGCTGATGAAATTGCACAGCTTGTTCTTGATAATGGTCTAACTAACCCTGAAGAATTAGAAAAGCAAACAATGAAATCAGGTAAAACGCTTGACGAGACACGTCGTGCGATGGTGGCGAAAATCGGTGAAAACATGCAGATTCGCCGCGTTGAGATTGTTGAAGTGGATAACGGTGAGATTGGAAGTTATCAGCACGGCGAAAAAATCGGTGTGGTTGTTGCAATGAGTAATGGCAATCATGCTTTAATTCGTGATGTAGCAATGCATGTGGCCGCTTCGAAACCACAAGCCATCTCTTCAGCGGATGTCGACCCTGCTATTCTTGATAAAGAACGTAATGTATTAACTGACCAGGCAAAAGAAAGTGGTAAGCCTATTGAAATTATCGAAAAGATGATTGAAGGTCGTATCCGTAAATTCTTGGAAGAAATTACCCTGTTAGGTCAGCCGTTCGTTAAAGACCCAGATCAAACTGTTGAGAAACTATTAAAGTCTCATGATGCCGTTGTTTCTAGATTTATTCGTCTAGAAGTGGGTGAAGGGATTGAAAAAGAAGTATTAAACTTTGCTGATGAAGTAGCCGCAGCGGCGAAAGCAGCACAAGGTTAA
- the pyrH gene encoding UMP kinase: MDLKYKRILLKFSGEVLMGRADFGWDINVLTQVAEQVKSIRALGVEVAIVVGGGNVFRGAQVQSDKIQRSTADQMGMMATVMNAIALRDVFESMSLTTRVMSAQAMASVTEGFSANAAQKALSAGDVVVFAGGTGNPFFTTDTAAALRGIEVNADVVLKATKVDGIYEADPFKNPDAKRYSKLSYTQVIQKNLQVMDLAAFALCRDHAMPIRVFDMLKTGAIERILQGEDEGTLVTIGDE; this comes from the coding sequence ATGGATTTGAAGTATAAGCGCATATTATTGAAGTTCAGCGGTGAAGTTTTAATGGGCCGTGCTGATTTTGGTTGGGATATAAATGTCTTAACTCAAGTTGCTGAGCAGGTCAAATCAATTCGCGCTTTAGGTGTAGAAGTCGCAATTGTTGTTGGCGGTGGCAATGTGTTTCGTGGTGCGCAAGTTCAATCAGATAAGATTCAACGCAGCACAGCAGATCAAATGGGTATGATGGCAACCGTTATGAATGCTATTGCGTTACGCGATGTGTTTGAAAGTATGAGCCTAACTACGCGGGTAATGAGTGCGCAGGCGATGGCTAGCGTTACTGAGGGTTTTAGTGCGAATGCCGCGCAAAAAGCACTTTCGGCTGGTGATGTGGTTGTTTTTGCCGGCGGAACAGGTAATCCTTTTTTCACAACGGATACAGCGGCGGCGTTGCGTGGAATTGAGGTAAATGCTGACGTTGTTTTAAAAGCAACTAAGGTTGATGGTATCTATGAAGCGGATCCATTTAAGAACCCTGATGCTAAGCGTTACTCTAAATTAAGCTATACGCAAGTCATTCAGAAAAACCTTCAGGTTATGGATTTAGCTGCGTTTGCTTTGTGCCGTGATCATGCTATGCCGATTCGTGTATTTGATATGTTGAAAACAGGTGCTATAGAGAGAATTTTGCAGGGTGAAGATGAAGGCACTCTGGTTACGATAGGAGATGAATAA
- the frr gene encoding ribosome recycling factor: MLQDIREDAKLRMQKSLETLEGNFAKIRTGRAHPSILDSVRVDYYGSDVPVSQVANVNVEDARTLTVQPWESNMLQKIEKAIMTSDLGINPVTTGNMMRIPMPMLTEERRKEFAKLARSEAENARVAVRNIRRDANGDVKSLLKGKEITEDEARRSDDDIQKLTDQFVGKIDSMLVEKENSLLEI, translated from the coding sequence ATGTTACAAGATATTCGTGAAGATGCAAAACTGCGCATGCAGAAAAGTTTAGAAACGCTAGAGGGTAATTTTGCTAAAATTCGCACGGGTCGTGCTCATCCTAGTATTTTAGATAGTGTTAGAGTCGATTATTATGGTTCAGATGTACCTGTTAGCCAAGTGGCGAATGTAAATGTTGAGGATGCACGCACTTTAACGGTTCAGCCTTGGGAGTCGAATATGTTGCAGAAAATTGAAAAAGCAATTATGACTTCTGATTTGGGTATTAATCCTGTAACGACCGGTAATATGATGCGTATCCCTATGCCGATGTTGACCGAAGAGCGTCGTAAAGAGTTTGCAAAATTGGCGCGTTCAGAAGCAGAAAATGCTAGGGTTGCTGTGCGAAATATTCGCCGAGATGCGAATGGAGATGTAAAAAGTTTATTAAAGGGTAAAGAGATTACTGAAGACGAAGCGCGCCGTTCGGATGACGATATACAAAAGCTTACTGATCAATTTGTTGGGAAGATTGATAGTATGTTGGTTGAAAAAGAAAATTCTTTATTAGAAATTTAA
- a CDS encoding isoprenyl transferase — translation MSNLELTPPIPQHIGIIMDGNGRWAKKRFLPRYIGHQKARTAVRKTVAHCAKLGVKALTLYAFSTENWKRPADEVTKLMSLFLDALQREVAKLHQNNVRLRVIGDRSAFSDAMQKHIDQAEVLTKSNTGLALNIAANYGGRWDIVEAFKSWHQAHPDETISSLTPDAIAPYLALADLPEPDLMIRTGGEQRISNFMVWQMAYAEFYFTDRLWPDFNEADLELAIISYQQRERRFGRTSEQVAKC, via the coding sequence TTGTCTAATTTAGAACTAACCCCACCGATTCCTCAGCATATTGGCATTATTATGGACGGTAATGGCCGCTGGGCAAAAAAGCGTTTTTTGCCTCGATACATAGGTCATCAAAAAGCAAGAACAGCGGTACGTAAAACCGTTGCACATTGTGCAAAATTAGGTGTCAAAGCCCTGACACTCTATGCGTTCAGTACTGAAAACTGGAAGCGACCAGCCGATGAGGTAACCAAGTTAATGTCATTGTTTTTGGATGCATTACAACGCGAGGTTGCAAAATTGCATCAGAATAATGTTCGCCTTCGAGTTATTGGTGATCGTAGCGCCTTTAGTGATGCAATGCAAAAGCATATTGACCAAGCTGAAGTTTTAACAAAAAGCAATACGGGTTTGGCATTGAATATTGCGGCTAATTATGGGGGGCGTTGGGACATAGTTGAGGCATTTAAATCCTGGCACCAGGCGCACCCTGATGAAACAATTTCTAGTTTAACCCCTGATGCTATCGCACCTTATTTGGCTTTAGCTGATTTGCCTGAACCTGATTTAATGATTAGAACGGGCGGTGAGCAGCGTATAAGTAATTTTATGGTTTGGCAAATGGCTTATGCTGAATTTTATTTTACTGACCGATTATGGCCTGATTTTAATGAAGCGGATCTTGAGTTGGCGATTATTTCTTATCAGCAACGTGAAAGACGTTTTGGTCGAACCAGTGAGCAGGTAGCTAAATGTTAA
- a CDS encoding phosphatidate cytidylyltransferase has protein sequence MLKQRLVTAIVLLVVALFALFFATPLVWQALVAVLAAIAAWEWSQFARIKRSLVKVGFVVITLASLLLMLVADLQAWLVGLAIMQLVIVIYSVTRFQLTGGQPLLQQPFINLFVGLVFIVSFSMALVWMRDVYPVELLLLSMVMIWLVDTGAYFAGRRFGKHKLAVHVSPGKTWEGVVGGVMLAMIVACVIWFVAPIGYQPGLVVFVLGLSLIAGLSVYGDLFESLMKRQVGIKDSGKILPGHGGVLDRIDSLLLALPLFWFFWSFA, from the coding sequence ATGTTAAAACAACGTTTAGTAACCGCTATCGTTTTATTGGTTGTTGCTTTATTTGCGCTTTTTTTTGCTACGCCTTTAGTTTGGCAGGCTTTGGTGGCTGTTTTGGCCGCTATTGCGGCCTGGGAGTGGTCGCAGTTCGCACGCATTAAGCGATCTCTGGTTAAAGTTGGGTTTGTGGTGATAACGCTAGCTTCACTGCTATTAATGCTTGTAGCTGACTTGCAGGCCTGGCTGGTTGGATTGGCGATAATGCAGTTAGTGATTGTTATCTATAGTGTTACTCGATTTCAGTTAACGGGCGGGCAGCCTCTTCTTCAGCAGCCATTTATTAACCTATTTGTGGGTCTTGTGTTTATAGTCAGCTTTTCAATGGCATTAGTTTGGATGCGAGATGTTTATCCTGTAGAACTGTTGCTGTTAAGCATGGTTATGATTTGGTTGGTTGACACGGGAGCTTATTTTGCGGGTCGCCGGTTTGGTAAGCATAAATTAGCTGTGCACGTTAGTCCGGGTAAAACCTGGGAAGGTGTGGTCGGTGGCGTGATGCTAGCAATGATTGTTGCCTGTGTTATTTGGTTTGTTGCGCCGATTGGTTATCAACCAGGCCTGGTTGTGTTTGTATTGGGTTTATCCCTGATAGCAGGTTTATCAGTCTATGGCGATTTATTTGAAAGCTTAATGAAGCGGCAAGTAGGTATTAAAGACAGTGGTAAAATTTTGCCCGGTCATGGTGGTGTTTTGGATCGGATTGACAGCTTATTGCTTGCTCTTCCGTTGTTTTGGTTTTTTTGGTCATTTGCATAG
- the rseP gene encoding RIP metalloprotease RseP: MTFIWSILGFAILIGVLVTIHEWGHYAVARLFKVKVLQFSVGFGKSVYSIKRGETEYRLGMIPLGGYVKFLDERVEPVADNEKHRAFNQQSVYKRFAIVLAGPMVNLVFAWLVFAVIGMIGIHSAKPIFQTPQADTPLAHAFSQAGLPLSEQSNQTWWLQKINNQSISSWQQVQQSVLQALVHDQKTIELEFSSFENGFDLLQSVELPLNRLDINQLSTPWLSMLGFVPEGPRLEAILGQLTSGSPADIAGLQTGDKVVRLGEKSIEDWRALVEWVHQHPGQTVELVYQRNAASYSTQITLESIRLDNGDVIGRLGAAVLAPDKLDERYMMTERYNLFSAIGYGWDQTVRLFNMTIAMFKKMLFGEVGLQHLSGPISIADFSGKALQTGLISFLSLMALLSLSLGILNLLPIPMLDGGHLMFYVYEMLRGKPVGERVEEVAYRIGLVMIAGLTILALSNDVIRITNG, from the coding sequence ATGACGTTTATTTGGTCGATACTGGGTTTTGCAATTTTAATCGGTGTGCTGGTCACCATTCATGAGTGGGGGCATTATGCGGTTGCACGGCTATTTAAAGTAAAAGTGCTGCAGTTCTCTGTAGGGTTTGGTAAATCAGTTTACAGTATAAAGCGTGGTGAAACTGAATACCGTTTGGGCATGATTCCGCTGGGCGGCTATGTCAAGTTTCTTGATGAGCGGGTTGAGCCTGTAGCCGATAATGAAAAGCACCGTGCATTTAATCAGCAATCGGTTTATAAACGCTTTGCGATAGTTTTGGCAGGTCCAATGGTTAATTTGGTTTTTGCTTGGCTGGTGTTTGCCGTAATCGGCATGATAGGCATTCATAGTGCTAAGCCCATATTTCAAACACCCCAAGCCGATACGCCCTTAGCACATGCCTTTTCACAAGCAGGTTTACCTTTAAGCGAACAGTCGAACCAGACCTGGTGGTTACAGAAAATTAATAACCAATCTATTTCGAGCTGGCAGCAAGTCCAACAGTCTGTATTGCAAGCACTTGTGCATGATCAAAAAACTATTGAGTTGGAATTCAGTTCATTTGAAAATGGGTTCGATTTATTGCAATCTGTGGAATTACCTTTAAACCGACTCGACATAAATCAGCTGTCTACCCCATGGTTGTCAATGCTTGGTTTTGTGCCTGAAGGTCCAAGACTTGAAGCGATTCTAGGACAGTTAACATCAGGTTCCCCTGCTGACATTGCTGGCCTTCAAACGGGTGACAAAGTTGTTCGCCTTGGTGAAAAATCAATTGAGGATTGGCGAGCATTAGTTGAGTGGGTGCATCAGCATCCTGGTCAAACGGTTGAGTTGGTTTATCAGCGAAATGCTGCCAGCTATAGCACACAGATTACGCTAGAGTCGATAAGGCTAGATAATGGTGATGTTATTGGGCGTTTGGGCGCTGCAGTATTAGCCCCCGATAAGTTGGATGAACGTTATATGATGACAGAGCGCTATAATTTGTTTTCAGCCATAGGCTATGGCTGGGATCAAACGGTTAGATTGTTTAATATGACGATTGCGATGTTTAAGAAAATGCTATTTGGTGAGGTTGGTCTTCAGCATTTATCGGGTCCAATTAGTATTGCGGATTTTTCCGGAAAGGCGCTGCAAACTGGCTTAATTAGCTTTTTGAGTTTGATGGCGTTGTTGAGTCTGAGCTTAGGTATTCTGAATCTTTTGCCGATCCCAATGCTTGATGGTGGTCATTTAATGTTTTATGTGTATGAAATGTTGCGCGGTAAGCCGGTTGGTGAACGTGTAGAAGAGGTTGCATATCGAATAGGTTTGGTTATGATAGCAGGCTTAACGATTCTTGCTCTAAGCAACGATGTAATAAGAATAACAAATGGATAA
- the bamA gene encoding outer membrane protein assembly factor BamA, whose product MDNMFKSTLKKPILALSLAVLSSNILANEFIVSEILIEGNERIGFETVNTYLPISLGESMTSAKERESLRVLYRTGFFSDLALYQGEKGQLIIKVVERPSIAEIEIKGNKLIKTDDLKQALLSLGISQGKMFNSLEMDRVIVDLKRQYHNQGYYAAAIDITADPLPRNRVAINIQVDEGRPASIERISIVGNQAFPDDRLLGLMQSKEHVIAGSGDKYSRPKLQADLETIRSFYMDRGFAEFTIDSSQVSLSTDKTKVFVSLNMTEGPQYKLDEISFSGQLLLTETQLNELAGLRTGQVFSRSEIIRALNAIRDKLSEEGYAFAEVDPRTVINDETRLVSLDFYIEPRNRVYVRNIEVEGNTRTRDHVLRREMRQFESAPYSLSAVRQSTSRLNRLGYFSRVNIDTRRISEDEVDLIIQVEEQPTGSFTAGIGYSQLDGVSFNLGISEKNFLGTGNEMNLTLNSSSSMQSADLGYTNPYFTKNGVSLGQGIYYSKVNAAKLNITDYTLDKLGVRVNLGYPTSELTRLNFGLRAEAQTLKCVTAFDACTDHLDNFSSDNQYLLFTAGWRYDSRNQFYFPTKGHLTSLSLQAVVPGTSDMTFYKLFLDESWFTPLSENLTLKLNASLAYGSGYADVKKLPFFERFYAGGIGSVRGFDPNSLGGYYTDVNRPKGGDVRTLAGVEIVFPMPLIEDSSNLRLSWFFDAGYVFDELSDVSVADFRSATGLGFSWLTPVGPLAFSFSRPVHYEKGDRLQSFQFSLGMPF is encoded by the coding sequence ATGGATAATATGTTTAAAAGCACCCTAAAAAAGCCTATTTTGGCACTGAGTTTAGCTGTTTTATCATCGAATATACTAGCTAATGAATTTATTGTCAGCGAAATTCTGATAGAAGGGAACGAACGTATAGGTTTTGAAACGGTCAATACTTATTTGCCTATTAGCCTCGGTGAGAGCATGACAAGTGCTAAAGAACGTGAGAGTTTGCGTGTACTTTATCGAACGGGATTTTTTAGTGACCTCGCTTTATATCAAGGTGAAAAGGGTCAGCTTATTATAAAAGTAGTTGAGCGGCCTTCAATTGCAGAAATTGAGATTAAAGGTAACAAGTTAATTAAAACGGATGACCTAAAGCAAGCCTTATTGTCCTTAGGTATCAGCCAGGGGAAAATGTTTAATAGCCTTGAGATGGATCGTGTGATAGTAGACTTAAAGCGCCAGTATCACAATCAGGGCTATTACGCGGCAGCTATTGATATTACCGCCGATCCTTTACCACGTAACAGGGTGGCGATTAATATTCAAGTTGATGAAGGCAGGCCTGCCAGTATTGAGCGTATTAGTATTGTCGGCAATCAGGCCTTTCCAGATGATCGGTTATTAGGGCTAATGCAATCAAAGGAGCATGTAATTGCAGGCAGCGGTGATAAATATTCGCGTCCAAAACTTCAAGCAGACCTAGAGACAATCCGTTCTTTTTATATGGATAGAGGTTTCGCTGAGTTTACTATCGATTCTTCTCAAGTATCCTTGTCAACCGATAAAACAAAAGTGTTTGTTTCGCTAAACATGACCGAAGGCCCACAATATAAACTCGATGAAATTAGCTTTTCTGGGCAATTGTTATTAACAGAAACTCAATTAAATGAGTTGGCTGGCTTAAGGACGGGTCAGGTTTTTTCTCGATCTGAAATTATTCGTGCACTTAATGCCATCCGCGACAAGTTAAGTGAGGAAGGCTATGCATTTGCTGAGGTGGATCCACGAACGGTTATTAATGATGAAACGCGATTGGTCAGTCTTGATTTTTACATAGAACCTCGTAATCGTGTCTATGTTAGAAATATTGAAGTTGAGGGAAATACACGTACGCGTGACCATGTTCTACGCCGTGAAATGCGACAGTTTGAGAGCGCCCCATATTCGCTTTCCGCTGTCCGCCAATCGACCAGTCGGTTAAATAGATTGGGTTATTTCTCGCGCGTTAATATTGATACGCGCCGTATTTCGGAAGATGAAGTTGATCTGATTATTCAGGTTGAGGAGCAGCCCACCGGCTCATTTACTGCGGGCATAGGTTATTCACAGCTTGATGGGGTTAGCTTCAATCTTGGTATATCAGAAAAAAACTTTTTGGGTACGGGTAATGAAATGAACTTGACATTAAACTCGAGTTCTTCGATGCAGTCAGCAGATTTGGGTTACACCAATCCTTACTTTACAAAAAATGGGGTAAGTCTAGGGCAGGGTATTTATTACAGTAAAGTCAATGCGGCTAAATTAAATATCACTGACTATACCTTGGATAAGTTAGGGGTTCGCGTTAATCTAGGCTACCCTACGAGTGAGTTAACACGTTTAAACTTTGGTTTGCGTGCTGAAGCACAAACATTAAAGTGCGTAACCGCTTTTGATGCCTGTACAGATCATTTGGATAATTTTAGCTCAGACAATCAATATTTGTTATTTACAGCGGGCTGGCGTTATGACAGCCGTAATCAGTTTTATTTTCCGACCAAAGGTCATCTAACGAGCTTATCATTGCAAGCCGTGGTGCCAGGCACGTCCGATATGACATTTTATAAGCTATTTTTAGATGAAAGTTGGTTTACACCTTTATCTGAAAACTTAACCTTAAAGCTCAACGCTTCTTTAGCCTATGGTTCGGGATACGCAGATGTAAAAAAACTACCGTTTTTTGAACGTTTTTACGCTGGAGGGATAGGTTCTGTAAGAGGATTTGATCCTAATTCATTAGGGGGCTATTATACAGACGTAAATCGACCTAAGGGCGGCGATGTTAGAACCTTAGCGGGCGTTGAAATTGTATTCCCTATGCCACTTATAGAAGATTCATCTAATTTACGTTTAAGTTGGTTTTTTGATGCAGGTTATGTTTTTGATGAGTTAAGTGATGTGTCAGTAGCCGATTTTCGATCAGCTACTGGGTTGGGTTTTTCCTGGTTGACTCCAGTGGGTCCGTTAGCATTTAGTTTTTCACGACCAGTGCATTACGAAAAAGGCGATAGGTTGCAGTCATTTCAATTTAGTCTAGGCATGCCTTTTTAG
- a CDS encoding OmpH family outer membrane protein yields the protein MKFLKLFSVGVIALITFNAALANASVKIGVVNVGLLLEQAPQARVASSALEREFSPQQKELIDLNNELEKKQATLRRNALAMSEAQQAATEREIAMLAREIQRKRNDIQELLNIRRNEELAKLQNQVNIAIQEIGNSQGYDLILYEGIAYTNPRIDLTQPVLEHLTKQFEKQGNNFNR from the coding sequence ATGAAATTCTTAAAACTATTCTCGGTCGGTGTGATCGCGTTGATTACATTTAATGCCGCTTTAGCGAATGCATCTGTAAAGATAGGGGTTGTGAATGTTGGGCTTTTACTTGAGCAGGCGCCTCAAGCGAGAGTGGCCAGCAGTGCGCTTGAGCGTGAGTTTTCACCGCAGCAAAAAGAGCTGATTGATCTTAATAACGAGCTTGAGAAAAAGCAAGCTACGCTCAGGCGTAATGCGTTAGCAATGAGCGAGGCGCAGCAAGCAGCTACTGAGCGAGAAATTGCTATGTTGGCTAGAGAGATTCAGCGTAAGCGTAATGATATTCAAGAACTTTTAAATATTCGACGTAATGAAGAGTTAGCCAAGTTACAAAACCAAGTGAATATAGCGATTCAGGAAATCGGTAATAGCCAAGGTTACGATCTCATATTATACGAAGGGATTGCTTATACTAATCCACGTATCGATTTGACTCAACCAGTGCTTGAGCATTTAACAAAACAGTTTGAAAAACAGGGTAATAACTTTAATCGCTAG
- the lpxD gene encoding UDP-3-O-(3-hydroxymyristoyl)glucosamine N-acyltransferase, translating into MVYTLQQLVEHLKSHGLDASVKGSAMDEVYRIQGLNKAQPGDLSFLSDKKYLSDLVNTQATAVCVKLELAESCPTNSIIVSNPYAAYALVAQKMYGYSITATIASSAVISATASLSDNVFVGEGVVIGENVMVEEGVVIGPGCVIESGVRLGEKTRLAPNVTIMHDCVIGKNCIVESGAVIGGDGFGWARHQGTWLKIPQIGRVVIGDSVSIGNNTTIDRGAIDDTVIEDNCIIDNLVHIAHNVKIGEGTAIAGQVGFAGSAVVGKNCTFAGQTAMVGHIELADGVTIMGRGVATHSIHQSGVYSGFPAVPIAQWQKNAIYAKNLGKFSDKIKQINQRLKQLETGER; encoded by the coding sequence ATGGTCTATACATTACAACAATTAGTTGAGCACCTGAAAAGTCATGGTTTAGATGCTTCAGTCAAAGGGTCTGCGATGGATGAGGTTTATCGAATCCAAGGACTGAATAAGGCTCAGCCAGGTGATCTTAGTTTTTTATCAGATAAAAAATACCTTAGTGACCTAGTTAATACTCAAGCCACAGCGGTCTGTGTTAAGTTAGAGCTGGCTGAATCTTGCCCCACTAATTCAATTATTGTTTCAAATCCCTATGCGGCTTATGCATTGGTTGCTCAAAAAATGTATGGTTATTCAATTACAGCCACTATTGCGTCTTCGGCTGTCATTAGTGCAACAGCCTCATTATCAGATAATGTATTCGTTGGGGAAGGTGTTGTAATTGGTGAAAATGTTATGGTAGAAGAGGGTGTAGTTATTGGCCCAGGATGTGTGATAGAGTCGGGTGTTCGGCTTGGTGAAAAGACTCGGCTCGCTCCGAATGTAACTATCATGCATGATTGCGTGATTGGAAAAAATTGTATTGTGGAATCGGGTGCCGTTATTGGTGGAGATGGTTTTGGCTGGGCACGTCATCAAGGAACTTGGCTAAAAATACCGCAAATCGGCCGGGTGGTAATAGGTGATTCGGTGTCTATTGGTAATAATACAACCATTGATCGAGGTGCTATTGATGATACGGTCATCGAAGATAATTGCATTATTGATAATCTAGTTCATATTGCGCATAACGTTAAAATTGGTGAAGGTACGGCTATAGCAGGGCAAGTTGGTTTTGCTGGCAGTGCGGTTGTTGGAAAAAACTGTACCTTTGCGGGTCAAACCGCGATGGTGGGGCATATTGAATTGGCGGATGGCGTTACCATTATGGGACGCGGTGTGGCGACCCATTCCATTCATCAGTCAGGGGTGTACAGTGGTTTTCCAGCTGTACCCATTGCACAGTGGCAAAAAAATGCGATATATGCAAAGAACCTTGGGAAGTTTTCCGATAAAATAAAACAAATAAATCAGCGTTTAAAGCAATTGGAAACTGGAGAAAGGTAG
- the fabZ gene encoding 3-hydroxyacyl-ACP dehydratase FabZ has translation MLNVKDIFEYLPHRYPFLLVDRVTEFEAGVYLKGYKNVTFNEPQFTGHFPNNPIMPGVMIIEAMAQCTGIFAFKTQEVKPDGNTMYYLAAVDNCRFRQPAVPGDRLDFEVRTTGNKRGIWKFECETRIDGKVIASADLMCAQRKV, from the coding sequence ATGCTTAATGTAAAAGATATTTTTGAATACTTGCCTCATCGCTACCCCTTCCTATTAGTGGATCGTGTTACCGAGTTTGAAGCGGGGGTTTATTTAAAAGGTTATAAAAATGTGACTTTTAACGAGCCCCAGTTTACCGGCCATTTTCCAAATAATCCGATTATGCCTGGTGTGATGATTATTGAAGCGATGGCGCAGTGTACAGGTATTTTTGCTTTCAAAACACAGGAAGTAAAACCTGATGGAAATACAATGTATTATTTGGCGGCGGTCGATAACTGTCGTTTTAGACAGCCTGCTGTTCCCGGTGACAGATTGGATTTCGAGGTTCGTACTACGGGCAATAAGCGTGGTATTTGGAAGTTTGAGTGTGAAACCCGTATTGATGGAAAAGTGATTGCCTCTGCAGATTTAATGTGTGCACAACGAAAGGTATAG
- the lpxA gene encoding acyl-ACP--UDP-N-acetylglucosamine O-acyltransferase, whose amino-acid sequence MIHPTAIIDPSAQLATNVKVGAYAIIGAEVNIDNGSVIEPHVVISGPTQIGKNNHFYQFGSIGAAPQDKKYRDEPTRLVIGDNNTFRENVTVNRGTTQDRGVTTIGDNNWIMAGVHIAHDCVVGNHTVFANATALAGHVIVEDYVILGGYTLVHQFCSIGAHSFCGMGSVISQDVPNFVVVSGNLAQPRGVNLEGLKRRGFDSEQLSLVKKAYRNLYRNGFRLEQAIVEINALNDKKGTLDGLIRFLQNVDRGIVR is encoded by the coding sequence GTGATTCATCCAACAGCAATTATTGACCCCTCTGCACAACTGGCAACTAATGTTAAAGTTGGTGCCTATGCTATTATTGGGGCAGAGGTAAATATTGATAACGGTTCGGTGATTGAACCCCATGTGGTTATTAGCGGACCAACACAAATTGGAAAAAACAATCACTTTTATCAGTTTGGCTCCATTGGAGCCGCGCCACAAGATAAAAAGTATCGTGATGAACCCACTCGTTTAGTCATTGGTGATAATAATACTTTTCGTGAAAACGTGACGGTAAATAGAGGTACTACTCAGGATCGGGGTGTAACAACGATTGGCGATAATAACTGGATTATGGCTGGGGTGCATATTGCTCACGATTGTGTGGTGGGTAATCATACTGTTTTTGCTAATGCTACTGCGCTAGCGGGTCATGTTATTGTTGAAGATTACGTCATTCTTGGTGGTTATACCTTAGTTCATCAGTTTTGTTCTATTGGTGCGCATAGCTTTTGCGGTATGGGGAGCGTTATCAGTCAGGATGTACCTAACTTTGTCGTGGTGTCTGGAAATTTGGCACAACCTAGGGGAGTTAATCTTGAAGGGCTAAAGCGTCGAGGTTTTGATTCTGAACAGCTTAGCTTGGTTAAAAAAGCTTACCGTAACCTATATCGTAATGGATTTCGTCTTGAGCAAGCCATTGTTGAAATCAACGCGTTAAATGATAAGAAGGGCACGCTGGATGGTTTGATCCGGTTCTTACAAAATGTAGATCGTGGGATTGTTCGTTAG